In one window of Constrictibacter sp. MBR-5 DNA:
- a CDS encoding HAD family hydrolase, with protein sequence MSDAIAAPRAILFDWDGTLIDNWPVIRLALNDTLVAWGREPWSMQEVMERVSKSQRDSFPILFGDEWEAARDHFYAQFEKHHLVGLELLPEVVETLDALRAADIWMGVVSNKRGDYLRKEVAHLGWGGYFGGVVGANDAAQDKPAADPVHLVLNGTGHAAASSIWFVGDSATDMQTARNAGCTAILIRHRGANPTPLPEGLAADVTVERLGQIAALARRRRASI encoded by the coding sequence TTGAGCGATGCGATCGCGGCACCGCGCGCGATCCTTTTCGACTGGGACGGCACGCTGATCGACAACTGGCCGGTGATCCGACTGGCGCTCAACGACACCCTCGTCGCCTGGGGCCGCGAGCCCTGGTCGATGCAGGAGGTGATGGAGCGGGTCAGCAAATCACAGCGCGACAGCTTCCCCATCCTGTTCGGCGACGAATGGGAGGCGGCGCGCGACCATTTTTACGCGCAGTTCGAGAAGCACCATCTCGTTGGCCTCGAACTCCTGCCGGAGGTGGTCGAGACGCTGGATGCCCTGCGGGCCGCCGACATCTGGATGGGCGTGGTCAGCAACAAGCGCGGCGACTATCTGCGCAAGGAAGTGGCGCATCTGGGCTGGGGCGGCTATTTCGGCGGCGTGGTCGGCGCCAACGACGCCGCCCAGGACAAGCCCGCCGCCGACCCGGTGCACCTCGTCCTGAATGGCACGGGGCATGCAGCGGCGAGCTCGATATGGTTCGTCGGCGACTCCGCCACGGACATGCAGACGGCCCGCAACGCCGGCTGCACGGCGATCCTCATCCGGCATCGGGGTGCCAACCCGACGCCGCTTCCCGAGGGCCTCGCTGCGGACGTGACGGTGGAACGGCTGGGGCAGATTGCCGCCCTTGCCCGTCGCCGGCGGGCATCCATATAG
- the ubiG gene encoding bifunctional 2-polyprenyl-6-hydroxyphenol methylase/3-demethylubiquinol 3-O-methyltransferase UbiG, whose amino-acid sequence MPAAAPPTTTTTVDPAETARFGAIAAEVWDPHGKFRPLHQLNPARLQFLRDRLTEHFGHGKAATRPLDGLSVVDVGCGGGILTEPLARLGATVVGIDAAAENVAVAAAHAAEAGLDIDYRCTTAEALAATGARFDAVIAMEIVEHVSDVGLFLGATAALVRPGGTFAIATLNRTVKSLLLAKIGAEYILRWLPAGTHDWRRFLKPSEIAVHLRRSGLTVRDATGVVYSPLTDEWLLSKDLDVNYMMFAAKPPV is encoded by the coding sequence ATGCCGGCAGCGGCCCCCCCGACCACCACGACCACCGTCGACCCCGCCGAGACGGCACGCTTCGGCGCCATCGCGGCCGAGGTCTGGGACCCTCACGGCAAGTTCCGCCCGCTGCATCAGCTCAATCCCGCACGCCTGCAATTTCTGCGCGACCGTCTGACCGAACATTTCGGCCACGGTAAGGCGGCGACGCGGCCACTCGACGGTCTCAGCGTCGTCGACGTCGGCTGCGGCGGTGGAATCCTGACCGAGCCGCTCGCACGCCTCGGCGCGACCGTCGTCGGCATCGACGCCGCGGCGGAGAACGTCGCCGTAGCGGCGGCGCACGCGGCAGAGGCCGGGCTCGACATCGACTATCGGTGCACCACGGCCGAGGCCCTCGCCGCGACGGGCGCCCGGTTCGACGCGGTCATCGCCATGGAGATCGTCGAGCACGTTTCCGATGTCGGCCTGTTCCTGGGCGCGACGGCGGCGCTCGTGCGGCCGGGCGGCACCTTCGCCATCGCGACGCTGAACCGGACCGTCAAGTCGCTGCTGCTGGCGAAGATCGGTGCCGAATACATCCTGCGCTGGCTGCCTGCCGGCACGCACGACTGGCGCCGCTTCCTCAAGCCTTCGGAAATCGCCGTCCATCTGCGCCGCAGCGGGCTGACGGTCCGCGACGCGACCGGCGTGGTCTACAGCCCGCTGACCGACGAGTGGCTTCTGTCGAAGGACCTGGACGTCAACTACATGATGTTCGCAGCCAAGCCGCCGGTCTGA
- a CDS encoding NAD(P)-dependent oxidoreductase produces MATSRVAFVGLGVMGFPMAGHLAKAGHEVSVYNRTFAKAEEWAGKHGGKAMKTPAEAAKGADIVFSCVGNDDDVRSVVYGDAGIFAGIAKDAVFVDHTTASADLARELHAAGKEKGVHCIDAPVSGGQAGAENGALTVMCGGDQAAFDRAEAAMRCYGRAVTLMGEPGAGQLTKMVNQICIAGLVQALSEGMNFGMKAGLDCNKVLDVISKGAAQSWQMENRGRTMIEGKFDFGFAVNWMRKDLGICLEEAKSNGARLPVTALVDQFYAHVQERGGGRWDTSALIHLLMNK; encoded by the coding sequence ATGGCTACAAGCAGGGTTGCGTTCGTCGGCCTGGGCGTCATGGGCTTTCCCATGGCGGGGCACCTCGCCAAGGCGGGACATGAGGTCAGCGTCTACAACCGCACCTTCGCCAAAGCCGAGGAATGGGCCGGCAAGCACGGCGGCAAGGCGATGAAGACCCCGGCTGAAGCGGCGAAGGGCGCGGATATCGTCTTCTCCTGCGTCGGCAACGACGACGACGTGCGCAGCGTCGTCTATGGCGACGCTGGGATCTTCGCGGGCATCGCCAAGGATGCGGTCTTTGTAGACCACACGACCGCCTCGGCCGATCTCGCGCGCGAACTGCATGCCGCCGGCAAGGAAAAGGGCGTGCACTGCATCGATGCGCCGGTCTCCGGCGGACAGGCCGGTGCCGAGAACGGGGCGCTGACCGTGATGTGCGGCGGCGATCAGGCGGCATTCGACCGCGCGGAGGCGGCGATGCGCTGCTACGGCCGCGCGGTGACGCTGATGGGCGAGCCGGGCGCCGGGCAGCTGACCAAGATGGTCAACCAGATTTGCATCGCCGGATTGGTCCAGGCGCTGTCCGAGGGCATGAACTTTGGCATGAAGGCCGGCCTCGACTGCAACAAGGTGCTCGACGTCATCTCCAAGGGGGCGGCGCAGTCCTGGCAGATGGAGAACCGCGGCCGGACGATGATCGAGGGCAAGTTCGACTTCGGCTTCGCCGTGAACTGGATGCGCAAGGACCTGGGTATCTGCCTGGAGGAGGCGAAGAGCAACGGCGCACGTCTTCCGGTGACGGCACTGGTCGACCAGTTCTACGCCCATGTGCAGGAGCGTGGCGGCGGGCGCTGGGACACGTCGGCGCTCATCCACCTGCTGATGAACAAGTAG
- a CDS encoding ABC transporter permease — protein MSVPAAMPVSVSPGALAWRRFRAHRLALASAALLILLALLALGAPWIAAWRGVDGEAVDLLLRFGQPSAAHPLGTDDLGRDVLARLLQGGRVSLFVGLAAALTSAVFGTVIGLAAGFYGGRLDTLLMRFTDGVISLPLLPLLIVLAAVDLTKLGMSPALAQSPEISLYRIVVIVSLFGWTTVARLVRGSALAVREQEFVRAARALGAGPLRLMAVHILPAVVSPIVVATTLSVGNIILFESVLSFLGLGIQPPLPSWGNMLTNAQELVWEAPMLAVYPGLAIFATVIAFNFLGDGLQDALDPRATRETLRG, from the coding sequence GTGAGCGTGCCGGCGGCCATGCCCGTCTCCGTCAGTCCGGGTGCCCTGGCATGGCGGCGCTTCCGAGCCCACCGGCTGGCGCTGGCGAGTGCCGCTCTGCTGATCCTATTGGCCTTACTGGCGCTGGGTGCGCCCTGGATCGCCGCGTGGCGTGGCGTCGACGGCGAGGCGGTCGACCTTCTGCTGCGGTTCGGCCAGCCGTCCGCGGCGCATCCGTTGGGCACCGACGATCTCGGCCGCGACGTGCTGGCGCGTCTGCTCCAGGGCGGGCGGGTCTCTCTGTTCGTCGGGCTGGCGGCGGCGCTGACCAGCGCGGTCTTCGGGACCGTCATCGGCTTGGCGGCCGGTTTCTACGGCGGCAGGCTGGACACGCTGCTGATGCGCTTCACCGACGGCGTCATCTCGCTGCCGCTGCTGCCGCTGCTGATCGTCCTCGCCGCTGTCGACCTCACCAAGCTCGGCATGTCGCCGGCGCTGGCCCAATCGCCCGAGATCAGCCTCTATCGGATCGTGGTGATCGTCTCGCTGTTCGGCTGGACGACCGTGGCGCGGCTGGTGCGCGGTTCCGCGCTCGCGGTGCGCGAGCAGGAATTCGTACGCGCGGCGCGGGCGCTGGGAGCGGGGCCGCTGCGGCTGATGGCGGTCCACATCCTGCCCGCGGTGGTGTCGCCGATCGTCGTGGCGACGACACTTTCGGTCGGCAACATCATCCTGTTCGAATCGGTCCTGAGCTTCCTCGGCCTCGGCATCCAGCCGCCGCTGCCGAGCTGGGGCAACATGCTGACCAATGCTCAGGAACTGGTCTGGGAGGCGCCGATGCTGGCGGTCTATCCGGGGCTGGCGATCTTCGCCACGGTCATCGCCTTTAATTTTCTGGGCGACGGCCTGCAGGACGCCCTCGACCCGCGCGCCACGCGGGAGACGCTGCGCGGCTGA
- the hfq gene encoding RNA chaperone Hfq, with the protein MSSQKSQNLQDVFLNHVRKQKTPVTIFLINGVKLQGMITWFDNFSVLLRRDGHSQLVYKHAISTVMPGGPISLFEPADDEVAAD; encoded by the coding sequence ATGAGTTCGCAAAAGTCACAGAATCTTCAGGATGTGTTCCTGAACCATGTCCGCAAGCAGAAGACGCCGGTCACTATCTTCCTGATCAATGGCGTCAAGCTGCAGGGCATGATCACCTGGTTCGATAATTTCTCTGTCCTCCTGCGGCGCGACGGGCATTCCCAACTGGTCTACAAGCACGCCATTTCCACGGTGATGCCGGGCGGACCGATCAGCCTGTTCGAGCCGGCGGACGACGAAGTGGCGGCCGATTGA
- a CDS encoding ABC transporter permease produces the protein MIRFLASRLFQVVIVLLLMSAAIYLLLGLMPGDPVDLMISGDPNLTAEDAARLKALHGLDRPIHERYLAWLVSAVQGDFGYSRLYARPVLEVIGQPLANTLLLMGASFAIAVAIALPVGIWAALRPYSAADYAVNFLCFAGISVPPFWLALLLIMLFAVSLGWLPASAVPLDADIGILDRIRHLVLPVAALALLRAGGITRYVRASMRETLRHDFIRTARAKGMSGGRLVLRHALRNAMVPVVTILALDAGALFSGALITEIMFGWPGMGKLLYDAVMSNDYNLALVGLLFATLVTMLANFGADVAYAALDPRISFTGEAVR, from the coding sequence ATGATCCGCTTCCTCGCGAGCCGCCTCTTCCAGGTCGTGATCGTCCTGCTGCTCATGTCTGCGGCGATCTATCTGCTGCTCGGCTTGATGCCGGGCGACCCTGTCGACCTGATGATCAGCGGCGACCCGAACCTCACGGCGGAGGATGCGGCGCGCCTCAAGGCGCTCCACGGGCTCGACCGGCCGATCCACGAGCGCTACCTCGCCTGGCTCGTCAGCGCTGTGCAGGGCGACTTCGGTTACTCGCGCCTCTATGCACGGCCGGTGCTGGAGGTGATCGGTCAGCCGCTGGCCAACACGCTGCTGCTGATGGGGGCCAGCTTCGCGATCGCCGTCGCCATCGCGCTGCCCGTCGGCATCTGGGCGGCGCTGCGGCCATACTCGGCCGCCGACTATGCGGTGAACTTCCTCTGCTTCGCCGGGATCTCCGTGCCGCCCTTCTGGCTGGCGCTGCTGCTGATCATGCTGTTCGCGGTCAGCCTCGGCTGGCTGCCGGCCAGCGCGGTGCCGCTCGACGCGGACATCGGCATCCTCGACCGGATCCGGCACCTGGTGCTGCCGGTGGCCGCGCTGGCACTGCTGCGCGCCGGCGGCATCACGCGTTACGTCCGCGCGTCGATGCGCGAGACGCTGCGCCACGACTTCATCCGCACCGCCCGGGCCAAGGGCATGTCCGGCGGGCGGCTCGTGCTGCGGCACGCGCTGCGCAACGCGATGGTCCCGGTGGTGACGATCCTGGCGCTCGACGCGGGAGCGCTGTTCTCCGGTGCCCTGATCACCGAGATCATGTTCGGCTGGCCGGGAATGGGAAAGCTGCTCTACGACGCCGTCATGAGCAACGACTACAATCTGGCGCTGGTCGGGCTGCTGTTTGCGACGCTGGTGACGATGCTGGCCAATTTCGGCGCCGACGTCGCCTATGCCGCGCTCGATCCGCGCATCAGCTTCACCGGCGAGGCGGTCCGGTGA
- a CDS encoding D-amino-acid transaminase, which produces MGRIAYVNGRYVPHDRAQVHIEDRGYQFADGVYEVIAVHKGMLVDADPHLDRLDRSLRELRIDQPMSRRALMAVIRELLRRNGIRQGIVYMQVTRGVARRDHPFPKVSVPALVMTASRKPPPDLSVLETGKKAVTVPDIRWGRCDIKTVGLLPNVLAKQHARTSGAYEAWMVDAQGNVTEGSSTNAWIVTREGQLVTRPTGNEILSGITRASVMDLVKREGIDFVERPFTAEEAKQAREAFITSATSYVLPIVQIDDAVIGNGKPGTIARTLLQAYLAHMEGAGASR; this is translated from the coding sequence ATGGGGCGCATTGCTTACGTCAACGGTCGCTACGTCCCGCACGACCGTGCCCAGGTCCATATCGAGGATCGCGGCTATCAATTCGCCGACGGCGTCTACGAGGTGATCGCCGTCCACAAGGGGATGCTGGTCGACGCCGACCCGCACCTCGACCGGCTCGACCGGTCTCTGCGCGAACTCCGCATCGACCAGCCGATGAGCCGGCGGGCGCTGATGGCGGTGATACGCGAACTGCTCCGCCGCAACGGCATCCGCCAGGGCATCGTCTACATGCAGGTGACGCGTGGCGTGGCGCGCCGTGATCATCCGTTCCCGAAGGTCTCCGTTCCGGCGCTGGTGATGACCGCGTCGCGCAAGCCGCCGCCAGACCTCTCCGTGCTGGAGACCGGCAAGAAGGCGGTGACGGTTCCCGACATCCGCTGGGGCCGCTGCGACATCAAGACGGTGGGACTGCTGCCGAACGTGCTGGCCAAGCAGCATGCGCGCACCTCCGGCGCCTACGAAGCCTGGATGGTCGACGCGCAGGGCAACGTCACCGAGGGCTCGTCGACCAACGCCTGGATCGTGACGCGCGAGGGGCAGCTCGTCACGCGCCCGACGGGCAACGAGATCCTGAGCGGCATCACCCGCGCCTCGGTCATGGACCTCGTGAAGCGCGAAGGCATCGACTTCGTCGAGCGGCCCTTCACCGCGGAGGAGGCGAAGCAGGCGCGAGAGGCGTTCATCACCAGCGCCACCTCCTACGTGCTGCCGATCGTGCAGATCGACGATGCGGTGATCGGCAACGGCAAGCCGGGCACCATCGCCCGGACGCTGCTGCAGGCCTATCTCGCCCACATGGAAGGTGCGGGAGCCAGCCGTTGA
- the trkA gene encoding Trk system potassium transporter TrkA: protein MKVIICGAGQVGSNIARHLAAEANDVTVIDSSPELIQKISDTLDVKAMVGFASFPNVLEQAGASDADMIIAATYSDEVNMVACQVAHSLFNVPTKVARVRQQIYLREDYMALFSADHMPIDVIISPELEVAKAVARRLLLPGASEMIPLAGDKVRLIGVRLGEDCPIINTPLRQLTALFPDLNINVVAIMRGDTQFVPHGDDQMLVKDEVYFVADTKHMMRAMAAFGHEEREAQRIVIVGGGNIGLCLAGLLEARTPSVSTKIIERDRERAEQIAQSLTRTMVLHGDALDPEILEEANVRKTETLIALTDDDETNILVSLLAKRYGCQRTVALINKQTYNSLFSVLDIDAVVNPRAITVSTILQHVRRGRVRAVHTIGDGFGEVLEVEAMETSGIVGMPIRDLKLPQGAIVGAIVRDGEVVIPRGSGVVRANDRVIVFSTEAVVKKVEKMFAVRLEYF, encoded by the coding sequence ATGAAGGTCATCATCTGCGGGGCCGGCCAAGTGGGCAGCAACATCGCCCGCCACCTTGCCGCCGAGGCGAACGACGTCACGGTCATCGATTCTTCACCGGAGCTGATCCAGAAGATCAGCGACACCCTCGACGTGAAGGCGATGGTGGGTTTCGCCTCCTTTCCGAACGTACTGGAGCAGGCGGGCGCCAGCGACGCCGACATGATCATCGCGGCGACCTACTCCGACGAGGTGAACATGGTCGCCTGTCAGGTGGCCCACTCGCTGTTCAACGTGCCCACCAAGGTCGCGCGCGTGCGGCAGCAGATCTATCTGCGCGAGGACTACATGGCGCTGTTCAGCGCCGACCACATGCCCATCGACGTCATCATTTCGCCGGAGCTGGAGGTGGCGAAGGCGGTGGCGCGGCGCTTGCTGCTGCCGGGAGCATCGGAGATGATCCCGCTCGCCGGGGACAAGGTGCGGCTGATCGGGGTGCGGCTGGGCGAGGACTGTCCGATCATCAACACGCCGCTGCGCCAGCTGACGGCGCTGTTTCCGGACCTGAACATCAACGTCGTCGCGATCATGCGCGGCGACACGCAGTTCGTGCCGCACGGCGACGACCAGATGCTGGTCAAGGACGAGGTCTACTTCGTCGCCGACACCAAGCACATGATGCGCGCCATGGCGGCGTTCGGCCACGAGGAGCGCGAAGCCCAGCGCATCGTGATCGTCGGCGGCGGCAATATCGGCCTCTGCTTGGCGGGTCTCCTGGAGGCGCGCACGCCGTCGGTATCGACCAAGATCATCGAACGTGACCGCGAGCGCGCCGAACAGATCGCGCAGTCGCTCACCCGTACCATGGTGCTGCACGGCGACGCGCTCGACCCGGAGATCCTGGAAGAGGCGAACGTTCGCAAGACCGAGACGCTGATCGCGCTGACCGACGACGACGAGACCAACATTCTCGTGTCGCTGCTGGCAAAGCGCTACGGCTGTCAGCGGACGGTCGCCTTGATCAACAAGCAGACCTACAATTCGCTCTTCTCGGTGCTCGACATCGACGCGGTGGTGAATCCGCGGGCCATCACCGTCTCCACGATCCTGCAGCATGTCCGGCGCGGACGGGTACGCGCCGTGCATACCATCGGCGACGGCTTCGGCGAGGTGCTGGAGGTCGAGGCGATGGAGACCTCCGGGATCGTCGGCATGCCGATCCGTGACCTGAAGTTGCCCCAGGGCGCCATCGTCGGCGCCATCGTGCGCGACGGCGAGGTGGTGATCCCGCGCGGCAGCGGCGTGGTGCGCGCGAACGACCGCGTGATCGTCTTCTCGACCGAGGCCGTGGTGAAGAAGGTCGAGAAGATGTTCGCCGTCCGCCTGGAATATTTCTAA
- a CDS encoding inositol monophosphatase family protein gives MNFDAHKVEALVREVAAEEIVPRFARLGTGDVVEKSPGDLVTVADLASEKRFGAALPDLLPGSVVLGEEAVAKDAGLLSMLERDDPVWVVDPLDGTGNFSAGLPIFAVIVALVVKGRVKAGWIHDPLNGRMATALEGEGAWIDGHRVRVGRPDDLRKLNGAVYGRPFRFSEVYRGLWSGGRGRLGQVFNPRCVGQEYLARLQGGMHFGVYTRLNPWDHAAGCLLHAEAGGHVMRFDGTPYRPAARDPGIVVATDPALWDLLDRELVQPALGETRKSA, from the coding sequence ATGAATTTCGATGCCCATAAGGTCGAGGCGCTGGTCCGGGAGGTCGCCGCCGAGGAGATCGTGCCGCGCTTCGCGCGTCTCGGCACCGGCGACGTCGTCGAGAAGTCGCCCGGCGATCTCGTCACCGTGGCGGATCTGGCCTCGGAGAAGCGGTTCGGCGCAGCGCTGCCCGACCTGCTGCCCGGCTCGGTCGTCCTCGGCGAGGAGGCCGTCGCGAAGGATGCCGGCCTGCTGTCGATGCTCGAACGGGACGATCCCGTCTGGGTGGTCGATCCGCTCGACGGTACCGGCAACTTCTCCGCCGGGCTCCCCATCTTCGCCGTGATCGTGGCGCTGGTGGTCAAGGGACGCGTGAAGGCCGGCTGGATCCACGATCCGTTGAACGGGCGCATGGCGACGGCCTTGGAGGGCGAGGGGGCCTGGATCGACGGCCACCGCGTGCGCGTCGGCCGCCCCGACGATCTGCGCAAGCTCAACGGGGCCGTCTACGGTCGTCCCTTCCGCTTCAGCGAGGTCTATCGCGGCCTGTGGTCCGGCGGCCGCGGTCGGCTGGGGCAGGTGTTCAATCCGCGTTGCGTCGGCCAGGAGTATCTGGCGCGGCTGCAGGGCGGGATGCATTTCGGTGTCTATACCCGCCTCAATCCCTGGGACCACGCCGCCGGCTGCCTGCTGCACGCCGAGGCAGGCGGACACGTCATGCGTTTCGACGGCACCCCTTACCGGCCGGCCGCCCGCGATCCGGGCATCGTCGTCGCGACCGATCCCGCACTGTGGGACCTGTTGGACCGCGAGTTAGTCCAGCCGGCCCTCGGCGAGACGCGAAAGTCGGCTTGA
- the hflX gene encoding GTPase HflX: protein MIVHPETTLKRGRGRSAQAGLEEAIGLAGAIDLDIVHTRIVRVSRINPATFLGEGIVAELKAEIEESEAGIAIVDTTLSPVQQRNLEKAWNCKVIDRTGLILEIFGARARTREGRLQVDLAALNYQRTRLVRSWTHLERQRGGAGFLGGPGESQLELDRRRIDERIVRLERDLEDVKRTRSLHREARKRVPYPVVALVGYTNAGKSTLFNRLTAAHVVARDQLFATLDPTMRVVKLPSRRHVILSDTVGFISELPTQLVAAFRATLEEVLEADVILHVRDIADPESDLQNSDVRKVLAELGITAEDSRLIEVLNKVDLLDVEERDRIAQQAVRADASVVVSALTGEGEGDLLAAIDRRISRSEEVVRFAVDASNGAAIAWLYENGNVLDRRDEGETANIAVGLEPADRARFERRFADALH from the coding sequence CTGATCGTTCACCCCGAGACGACGCTCAAGCGTGGTCGAGGACGCTCCGCGCAGGCCGGGCTTGAGGAGGCCATCGGCCTCGCTGGAGCGATCGACCTCGACATCGTGCACACCCGCATCGTGCGGGTGTCGCGTATCAATCCAGCCACCTTCCTCGGCGAGGGCATCGTCGCGGAGTTGAAGGCCGAGATCGAGGAGAGCGAGGCCGGGATCGCGATCGTCGACACGACCCTGTCGCCGGTCCAGCAGCGCAATCTCGAAAAGGCCTGGAACTGCAAGGTCATCGACCGGACAGGTCTTATCCTGGAGATCTTCGGCGCCCGCGCGCGAACGCGGGAGGGCCGCCTTCAGGTAGACCTCGCCGCGCTGAACTATCAGCGCACGCGGCTGGTGCGGTCCTGGACCCATCTGGAGCGCCAGCGCGGCGGTGCCGGCTTCCTTGGTGGCCCCGGCGAATCGCAGCTGGAACTCGATCGGCGGCGGATCGACGAGCGGATCGTCCGTCTTGAACGCGACCTGGAGGACGTGAAGCGCACCCGCAGCCTGCACCGGGAGGCCCGCAAGCGTGTGCCGTATCCGGTGGTGGCGCTGGTCGGCTACACCAATGCGGGCAAGTCGACGCTGTTCAACCGCCTCACCGCGGCGCACGTCGTGGCGCGTGACCAGTTGTTCGCGACCCTCGACCCCACGATGCGTGTGGTCAAGCTGCCGTCGCGCCGCCACGTCATCCTGTCGGATACGGTCGGTTTCATCTCGGAACTTCCGACCCAACTCGTCGCGGCCTTCCGCGCGACGCTCGAAGAGGTTCTCGAGGCGGACGTTATCCTTCACGTGCGCGATATCGCCGACCCCGAGAGCGACCTGCAGAATAGCGACGTGCGCAAGGTCCTGGCGGAGCTCGGCATCACCGCCGAGGATTCGCGGCTGATCGAGGTGCTGAACAAGGTCGATCTGCTCGATGTGGAGGAACGCGACCGCATCGCCCAGCAAGCGGTCCGCGCCGATGCGTCGGTCGTCGTTTCCGCGCTGACGGGCGAGGGCGAGGGCGACCTGCTCGCCGCCATCGACCGGCGCATTTCGCGCTCCGAGGAGGTCGTGCGCTTCGCCGTCGACGCCAGCAACGGCGCCGCCATCGCGTGGCTTTACGAGAACGGCAACGTGCTCGATCGCAGGGACGAGGGCGAAACCGCCAATATCGCCGTCGGCCTGGAGCCGGCCGACCGGGCGCGCTTTGAGCGTCGCTTCGCCGACGCGCTGCACTGA